A window of the Lactuca sativa cultivar Salinas chromosome 5, Lsat_Salinas_v11, whole genome shotgun sequence genome harbors these coding sequences:
- the LOC111889569 gene encoding probable calcium-binding protein CML36, producing the protein MKLSGRINPKNIFRSKKRSTVSRSESSSFSSSITTTSGSPEPSHHHKSKSNGLATPTSVLPTHSHEVSSDEWSEISADIQFELVQAFRIMDTDGDGRITRAELEALLSRIGGAEPVTPEEVSLMLNEIDRDGDGSISLEEFGVISSAFGPPSCDDELRGAFEFFDTDHDGMITADELFAVFKSIGDGQCTLEDCRRMISSVDKNGDGFVCFEDFTRMMEQQR; encoded by the coding sequence ATGAAACTCTCCGGAAGAATCaaccccaagaacatcttcagatCCAAAAAACGCAGCACAGTATCCAGATCGGAGTCATCGTCTTTCAGTTCCTCCATTACCACTACATCAGGCTCCCCGGAGCCCAGCCACCACCACAAGTCAAAATCAAACGGCCTTGCGACACCAACCAGCGTCTTACCGACCCACTCACATGAAGTATCATCCGACGAGTGGTCGGAGATCTCAGCCGATATACAGTTTGAGCTTGTACAGGCGTTCCGGATCATGGACACCGACGGCGACGGAAGAATAACAAGAGCGGAGTTGGAGGCTCTGTTGAGCCGGATCGGAGGTGCTGAGCCTGTTACACCGGAGGAAGTTAGCCTCATGCTTAACGAAATCGACAGAGACGGCGACGGAAGCATTAGTCTTGAGGAGTTCGGCGTTATAAGCTCTGCGTTCGGACCACCGTCGTGTGACGACGAGTTGAGAGGTGCTTTTGAGTTTTTTGACACGGATCACGACGGGATGATCACGGCGGATGAGTTGTTTGCGGTGTTTAAGTCGATCGGCGACGGACAGTGCACATTAGAGGATTGCAGGCGTATGATAAGTAGCGTGGACAAGAATGGAGATGGATTCGTCTGCTTCGAGGATTTCACGCGTATGATGGAGCAACAAAGATAG